A window from Cryobacterium sp. SO1 encodes these proteins:
- a CDS encoding O-antigen ligase, whose product MPAVQSRLTVRLFATLVFFSVLAGQFWRNLLGWWGFGAIAVFILVTSIGLIVSLRPEWSWRGFPKSLAAFMLVATVSLAWSAYPGASAIGITLQWITTITALFLALCLTWAELLRTLAVALRWILGLSILFEVVVAVFIGHAVLPFWVEYSGKIPAAFYWSRGLLLDGGPIEGIVASRNLLGFIALLALIVFAVQLVAGTVARGRGIAWVVVALVVLWLTRSATVSVALLAVILALAFTLWARRLPPMGRRPLYLTAAGVLAAAVVGLVAFSPALLTLLGKSEDLTGRFDIWGRVVGLAGERPVLGWGWVSYWAPWVEPFDGLAVRKGVQYLQAHNAWLDVSLQLGILGLIIFAALTLSTLWRSWFLAVDRPRLGVADSEPYAISSLLPLLLTVALLAQSLAESRILVESGWVLLVILAVRSKRPGADAELLGLGRR is encoded by the coding sequence ATGCCCGCCGTTCAGAGCCGTCTCACCGTTCGCCTGTTCGCGACCCTGGTGTTCTTCAGCGTCCTGGCTGGCCAGTTCTGGCGGAACCTGCTCGGCTGGTGGGGGTTCGGCGCGATCGCCGTGTTCATCCTGGTCACCAGCATCGGTCTCATCGTCTCGCTCAGGCCCGAATGGAGCTGGCGTGGCTTCCCGAAGTCCCTGGCCGCGTTCATGCTCGTCGCCACGGTTTCCCTCGCCTGGTCAGCGTATCCGGGGGCGAGCGCGATCGGCATCACCCTGCAGTGGATCACCACGATCACCGCTCTGTTCCTGGCCCTGTGCCTCACCTGGGCCGAACTGCTGCGCACGCTCGCTGTCGCCCTGCGGTGGATCCTGGGCCTGTCGATCCTCTTCGAGGTCGTCGTCGCCGTGTTCATCGGCCACGCCGTGCTGCCGTTCTGGGTGGAATACAGCGGCAAGATCCCGGCGGCGTTCTACTGGTCGCGCGGACTTCTGCTGGACGGCGGTCCGATCGAGGGAATCGTGGCCAGCCGCAACCTGCTCGGCTTCATCGCCCTGCTGGCCCTGATCGTGTTCGCCGTTCAACTCGTCGCCGGCACCGTGGCCCGCGGTCGGGGCATCGCCTGGGTGGTCGTAGCTCTGGTCGTGCTGTGGTTGACCCGGTCGGCCACGGTATCGGTCGCCCTGCTCGCCGTCATTCTTGCCCTGGCCTTCACGCTGTGGGCCCGACGGCTGCCGCCCATGGGGCGGCGCCCGCTCTATCTGACCGCCGCCGGAGTGCTGGCCGCCGCGGTGGTCGGGCTTGTGGCATTCTCGCCCGCCTTGCTGACCCTGCTCGGCAAGAGCGAGGACCTGACCGGTCGCTTCGACATCTGGGGCCGGGTCGTCGGCCTGGCCGGCGAACGGCCCGTGCTGGGCTGGGGCTGGGTGAGCTACTGGGCGCCGTGGGTCGAACCCTTCGACGGCCTCGCCGTGCGCAAGGGCGTGCAATACCTCCAGGCGCATAACGCCTGGCTGGATGTCTCGCTCCAACTGGGCATCCTGGGCCTGATCATCTTCGCCGCACTCACCCTCTCGACCCTGTGGCGGTCCTGGTTCCTCGCCGTCGACCGGCCCCGGCTCGGTGTCGCCGATTCGGAGCCGTACGCCATCTCCTCTCTCCTGCCGCTCCTGCTCACGGTGGCGCTGCTCGCGCAAAGTCTGGCCGAGAGCCGGATCCTCGTCGAATCGGGCTGGGTCCTCCTGGTGATCTTGGCCGTTCGGTCCAAGCGTCCCGGCGCAGACGCGGAACTGCTCGGCCTGGGCCGTCGATGA
- a CDS encoding rhodanese-like domain-containing protein — translation MTDISVTELAALADPIVVDVREPYEFDAGHAAGAILIPLGELSERLGEVPRETPVYVICAAGGRSQQGATFLERNGVEAVNVTGGMTAWQQAGLPSTVDGTRS, via the coding sequence ATGACCGACATCTCGGTGACCGAACTCGCCGCCCTTGCCGACCCCATCGTGGTCGATGTGCGCGAACCCTACGAATTCGATGCCGGCCACGCGGCCGGTGCCATCCTGATCCCCCTGGGCGAGCTCAGCGAACGGCTGGGTGAGGTTCCGCGCGAGACCCCCGTTTACGTCATCTGCGCCGCCGGCGGCCGCAGCCAGCAGGGCGCGACATTCCTCGAGCGCAACGGCGTCGAAGCCGTGAACGTGACCGGTGGCATGACCGCTTGGCAGCAGGCCGGTCTGCCCTCGACCGTGGACGGGACCCGGTCATGA
- a CDS encoding metal-sensitive transcriptional regulator produces MTASVPVTAVVTADERAVNQKKVLNRLRRAQGQLSAVINAVEAGGSCKDVVTQLAAVSSALDRAGFTIVSSAMRDCVADPDNADSLTVDELEKLFLALA; encoded by the coding sequence ATGACCGCGTCGGTTCCCGTGACCGCCGTCGTGACCGCCGACGAACGTGCCGTAAACCAGAAAAAAGTGCTCAACCGGCTGCGTCGCGCCCAGGGGCAGCTGAGCGCGGTTATCAATGCCGTTGAGGCCGGTGGCAGCTGTAAGGATGTCGTCACCCAGCTGGCCGCAGTGTCGAGCGCCCTCGACCGGGCCGGCTTCACGATCGTCTCGTCGGCCATGCGCGACTGCGTCGCAGACCCCGACAACGCCGACTCCCTCACGGTGGACGAGCTGGAGAAGCTCTTCCTCGCCCTCGCCTGA
- a CDS encoding HNH endonuclease signature motif containing protein: MDDELHGSTAPTGTPPAGPNLHDWNTALAAPAPDAAGPDAASLSGTTDTEGGPESGPAAAAPRQSRARTSRGTHPGQPRSGPSVGQPVWRDPAELPGVQHAHTGAFGDKLRVLEDAAGMVQAVLASIDLDALSDAEVVAFTQMVEHAGRPVDAARIGAATVVGYRSRPGLGRDSMAWRLGASHQNDLLTRLTLASRQEMKRRLALGEKVAPRVLGGQVLEPEFPAVAAALTAGELGVDAAEAIVKGLTDYKVHGRFDADQADVESAEITLVERATGSVFDRIPGPGDPKTGTDSGPDTDTGTGTGTDTDTGTGTGTGTGTDAESGADGYRTGFTGPIRRLRDSDGFTYPADDLRPLAVRMQALLNPDGLAPNETTLEARSTLSFGELTRGLHPLRGGVTPELKGVIQNLFNTFQSARSAPAFPSAEEQRRIEAGELVPGELIDERTGGEKRADILRGILVQVAQDPRTPTMGGMPPTVMVHVNAADLLKQAGVGWIDGVDGPISMRTITQMIDNGGFQPIFFGSTGAVLGLGSKARCFSPMQRKMITARDGGCIIPGCDCPPQWTEVHHVTPWQTGGKTTVSNGVLLCWYHHHTITTAGWKIRMVAGLPQVKAPPWIDPTGKWRTPEKHRAHDPETRRHNE; encoded by the coding sequence ATGGACGACGAGCTACATGGCTCCACCGCACCGACGGGAACTCCTCCGGCCGGCCCGAATCTCCACGACTGGAACACCGCTCTGGCCGCTCCGGCGCCGGATGCTGCCGGCCCGGATGCCGCCAGCCTGAGTGGCACCACCGACACTGAAGGCGGCCCTGAGTCCGGCCCCGCGGCAGCCGCGCCGCGCCAGTCTCGGGCCCGTACTTCCCGCGGGACCCATCCCGGTCAGCCGCGGAGTGGCCCGAGCGTGGGGCAGCCCGTGTGGCGGGATCCGGCGGAGCTTCCCGGGGTTCAACATGCTCACACGGGTGCGTTCGGTGACAAACTCCGGGTCCTCGAAGACGCCGCGGGGATGGTGCAGGCCGTGCTGGCGTCGATCGACCTGGACGCCCTCAGCGACGCGGAGGTGGTGGCGTTCACCCAGATGGTCGAACACGCCGGGCGGCCCGTGGACGCGGCGCGGATCGGTGCGGCGACCGTGGTCGGCTACCGGTCCCGGCCCGGGCTGGGCCGGGACTCGATGGCCTGGCGGTTGGGCGCGTCACACCAAAACGACCTGCTCACCCGGCTGACCCTCGCGTCACGGCAGGAGATGAAACGGCGCCTGGCGTTGGGCGAGAAGGTCGCCCCGAGAGTCCTGGGCGGTCAGGTCCTCGAGCCGGAGTTCCCCGCGGTCGCCGCCGCGCTCACAGCCGGCGAACTCGGGGTAGATGCAGCGGAGGCCATCGTGAAAGGGCTGACCGACTACAAAGTGCACGGCCGCTTCGACGCCGACCAAGCCGACGTCGAATCCGCCGAGATCACCCTCGTCGAACGGGCCACCGGGTCGGTCTTCGACCGCATCCCCGGCCCTGGCGACCCGAAAACCGGGACGGACTCAGGCCCGGACACCGATACAGGCACGGGCACGGGCACCGACACCGACACAGGCACAGGCACAGGCACAGGCACAGGCACCGACGCTGAGTCCGGCGCTGATGGTTACCGCACCGGGTTCACCGGTCCGATCCGCCGGCTCCGTGACTCCGACGGGTTCACCTACCCGGCCGATGACCTCCGACCCCTGGCCGTTCGGATGCAAGCGCTGCTCAACCCCGACGGGCTCGCCCCGAACGAGACCACCCTCGAAGCCAGATCGACCCTCTCCTTCGGTGAGCTCACCCGGGGCCTCCACCCGCTCCGCGGTGGCGTGACGCCGGAGTTGAAGGGTGTGATCCAGAACCTGTTCAACACCTTCCAATCCGCCCGCTCCGCACCCGCCTTCCCCTCCGCCGAGGAACAACGGCGCATCGAGGCCGGAGAGTTGGTGCCGGGCGAGCTGATCGACGAACGCACCGGCGGCGAAAAGCGCGCCGACATCCTCCGCGGCATCCTGGTCCAGGTCGCCCAAGACCCCCGCACCCCCACCATGGGCGGCATGCCACCCACCGTGATGGTGCACGTGAACGCGGCCGACCTGCTCAAGCAGGCCGGGGTGGGCTGGATCGACGGGGTCGACGGGCCGATCTCGATGAGAACCATCACCCAGATGATCGACAACGGCGGCTTCCAACCCATCTTCTTCGGCAGCACCGGCGCCGTCCTCGGCCTGGGCAGCAAGGCCCGCTGTTTCAGCCCGATGCAACGCAAAATGATCACCGCCAGAGACGGCGGCTGCATCATCCCGGGCTGCGACTGCCCACCCCAATGGACCGAAGTGCACCACGTCACCCCCTGGCAAACCGGCGGCAAAACCACCGTGTCCAACGGGGTGCTGCTCTGCTGGTACCACCACCACACCATCACCACCGCCGGATGGAAGATCCGGATGGTCGCCGGGCTACCCCAGGTGAAAGCACCACCCTGGATCGACCCGACCGGGAAATGGCGCACACCCGAAAAACACCGCGCCCACGACCCCGAAACCCGACGGCACAACGAGTAG
- a CDS encoding SRPBCC family protein: MAENYRTMNCPPENVFAVLADGWLYPSWVVGASRMRDVDAAWPTVGSAIHHSVGVWPALIDDTTSVLEWDPPRHALFKARGWPIGEAHVAVDVKPRGNGCVVRINEDATAGPGRFVPAALRGPAIKLRNAETLHRLALLAEGGAGFS, from the coding sequence GTGGCCGAGAACTACCGCACCATGAACTGCCCGCCCGAGAACGTGTTCGCCGTTCTGGCCGACGGTTGGCTGTACCCGAGCTGGGTCGTCGGGGCCTCCCGGATGCGGGATGTCGACGCGGCGTGGCCGACCGTGGGAAGCGCCATCCATCACTCGGTGGGCGTCTGGCCGGCCCTGATCGACGACACGACATCAGTTCTGGAGTGGGACCCGCCGCGGCACGCGCTGTTCAAGGCGCGCGGCTGGCCGATCGGCGAGGCGCACGTGGCCGTGGACGTCAAACCACGCGGCAACGGCTGCGTCGTTCGCATCAACGAGGACGCCACCGCCGGCCCGGGTCGGTTCGTGCCCGCCGCGCTGCGCGGGCCGGCCATCAAGCTCCGGAACGCCGAGACCCTGCACCGCCTCGCGCTCCTCGCCGAGGGCGGCGCCGGGTTCTCCTAG
- a CDS encoding NAD(P)/FAD-dependent oxidoreductase translates to MTVRRGAPEVDAIVVGSGPNGLAAAVTLARAGLSVRVYEKSASVGGGAATAELTLPGFHHDVCSAVHPLALASEFFARFQLADRIGLVVPEVSYGHPLPGGTAGLAYRSLPRTVAELGRDGAAWNRLFAPLVARSEQVAEFTGGQLLRLPKHPLTAFRFGVRALEQGSPFWNLRFSGEAAPALLTGVSAHTIRALPSIATAGAGLTLATYAHAGGWPIPVGGSGAIVTALVDDLLAHGGEIVTSTEVRRLSDLPPARVVMLDLTPRALLRLAEGELPAGYARRLRAFRYGNGVAKVDFALSDPVPWTAAGLRAAGTVHVGGTRAQIRRAENTVARGRHAEDPYVLVSQPSGIDPSRAPAGRHTLWAYTHVPGGSTVDQTEAIVRQIERYAPGFRDTILASASRTATEVEQHNPNYIGGDISAGEVSLTQLVRRPVLSPDPWRTPLAGVYLCSSSTPPGPGVHGLAGWHAALSALRHDLGVPTAPDLSPTTGNR, encoded by the coding sequence GTGACGGTGCGCCGCGGCGCCCCCGAGGTCGACGCGATCGTGGTCGGCTCCGGACCGAACGGGCTCGCCGCCGCGGTGACGCTCGCCAGGGCCGGGTTGTCGGTGCGCGTCTATGAGAAGTCCGCCAGCGTCGGTGGCGGGGCAGCGACGGCGGAGCTGACCCTGCCGGGCTTCCACCACGACGTCTGCTCCGCCGTGCATCCGCTCGCGCTCGCCTCCGAGTTCTTCGCGCGGTTTCAGCTCGCGGACCGGATCGGGCTGGTCGTCCCTGAGGTGTCCTACGGACATCCGCTGCCGGGCGGCACCGCCGGGCTGGCCTACCGGAGCCTGCCCCGCACCGTCGCCGAGCTGGGCCGGGACGGCGCGGCCTGGAACCGGTTGTTCGCTCCCCTGGTGGCCCGCTCCGAGCAGGTGGCGGAGTTCACCGGCGGGCAGCTGCTGCGGCTGCCGAAGCATCCACTCACCGCGTTCCGGTTCGGGGTGCGAGCGCTGGAGCAGGGCAGCCCGTTCTGGAACCTGCGCTTCTCGGGCGAGGCCGCGCCCGCTCTGCTCACCGGCGTGAGCGCACACACGATCCGGGCGCTGCCGAGCATCGCCACCGCCGGAGCCGGTCTCACCCTGGCCACCTACGCGCACGCCGGCGGCTGGCCGATCCCGGTGGGCGGCAGCGGTGCGATCGTGACCGCGCTGGTGGACGACTTGCTCGCTCACGGTGGCGAGATCGTGACGTCGACCGAGGTGCGACGGTTGAGCGATCTGCCGCCGGCCCGCGTGGTGATGCTGGACCTGACACCGCGGGCGCTGTTGCGGCTCGCCGAGGGTGAGCTGCCCGCCGGGTACGCCCGCCGGCTGCGGGCCTTTCGATACGGCAACGGCGTCGCCAAGGTGGACTTCGCCCTGTCTGATCCGGTGCCGTGGACGGCAGCCGGGCTGCGGGCGGCGGGCACCGTGCACGTCGGCGGCACCCGGGCGCAGATCCGGCGGGCGGAGAACACCGTCGCGCGGGGCCGGCACGCCGAAGACCCGTATGTTCTGGTCTCCCAGCCCAGCGGCATCGACCCCAGCCGCGCCCCGGCGGGCCGGCACACCCTCTGGGCGTACACGCACGTTCCGGGTGGGTCCACCGTCGACCAGACCGAAGCGATCGTGCGGCAGATCGAGCGCTACGCTCCGGGCTTCCGTGACACGATCCTGGCCAGCGCGAGTCGCACCGCGACGGAGGTGGAGCAGCACAATCCCAACTACATCGGCGGTGACATCTCGGCCGGCGAGGTAAGCCTCACCCAGCTCGTGCGTCGGCCGGTCCTCTCCCCCGACCCGTGGCGCACACCGTTGGCCGGCGTGTACCTGTGCTCGTCGTCCACCCCTCCGGGTCCCGGCGTGCACGGGCTGGCCGGCTGGCACGCGGCCCTGAGCGCTCTTCGACACGACCTCGGGGTGCCGACGGCACCCGATCTCTCCCCGACAACCGGAAATAGGTGA
- a CDS encoding polyprenol monophosphomannose synthase, protein MPTTANARAGFGSLVIIPTYNELQNLESIVTRLLAATPGAHVLIVDDGSPDGTGELADRMAGADDRIKVEHRTGKLGLGSAYVLGFGWGLERGYDYLIEMDADGSHPPERLPDMIGRVASGAPGAPSLAVGSRWVPGGSVVNWPWHRQLLSRGGNAYARLMLGLALKDITAGFRVYSSATIAAMDLGDVSSKGYCFQVDMTLRVLDQGRSVVELPIEFREREAGESKMSQAIVVEAMLRVTQWGVSRRVAKLRSGRSQATVG, encoded by the coding sequence ATGCCAACCACAGCTAACGCCCGCGCTGGCTTCGGAAGTCTGGTGATCATCCCGACCTATAACGAGCTCCAGAATCTGGAGAGCATCGTGACACGCCTACTGGCGGCGACGCCCGGAGCCCACGTTCTGATCGTCGACGATGGCAGCCCGGACGGCACCGGGGAGCTGGCCGACCGGATGGCTGGGGCGGACGACCGGATCAAGGTCGAACACCGCACCGGCAAGCTGGGACTGGGTTCCGCGTACGTCCTGGGCTTCGGGTGGGGGCTTGAGCGGGGCTACGACTACTTGATCGAGATGGATGCCGACGGGTCCCATCCGCCGGAGCGGCTGCCCGACATGATCGGTCGGGTCGCCTCCGGCGCCCCTGGAGCCCCGTCCCTCGCCGTCGGTTCGCGCTGGGTGCCCGGCGGCAGCGTGGTCAACTGGCCCTGGCATCGGCAGCTGCTCAGCCGGGGCGGGAACGCCTATGCCCGCCTGATGCTCGGGCTCGCTCTCAAGGACATCACTGCCGGGTTCAGGGTCTATTCGTCGGCGACGATCGCGGCGATGGACCTCGGGGATGTGTCGTCGAAGGGCTACTGCTTCCAGGTCGACATGACCCTGCGTGTGCTCGACCAGGGCCGTTCGGTCGTGGAATTGCCCATCGAGTTCCGCGAGCGGGAGGCCGGCGAATCGAAGATGAGCCAGGCCATCGTCGTGGAGGCGATGCTGCGGGTCACCCAGTGGGGGGTCAGCCGTCGGGTCGCGAAGCTCCGTTCCGGCCGGTCGCAGGCCACGGTCGGCTGA
- a CDS encoding acyl-CoA dehydrogenase family protein: MTFEPLSSDFFGYENLLEEAEKAALARIRSYLESDVRPVVNGCWERAEFPSEIIKPLGALGAYSFGWEETRPFENSAVFRGFVALELARVDASVATFVGVQNGLVAGSIAACGSAAQRALWLPRLASGEIVGAFALTEPLSGSDSAQGLRTTATLTGDTWVLNGQKRWIGNATFSDITIVWAKDTADGAVKGFIVPTDTAGYTATKIEGKISLRSVQNADITLANVAVPEHNRLQKANSFRDTARVLRFTRAEVSWAAVGLAIGAYEAAAAYAVERVQFGKPIGGHQLVQDLLVKSLGNITASLGMVVRVSQMLDDGTQRDEHSALAKSYTTSRMRETVSWCRELFGGNGIVLDYDIARFFADAEAIYSYEGTQEMNTLIVGRSITGLAAFV, from the coding sequence ATGACCTTCGAACCGCTCAGCAGTGATTTCTTCGGGTACGAGAACCTCCTCGAGGAGGCGGAGAAGGCGGCGCTGGCGCGCATCCGCTCCTATCTCGAGTCGGATGTGCGGCCGGTCGTGAACGGATGCTGGGAGCGGGCCGAGTTCCCGTCCGAGATCATCAAGCCCCTCGGCGCCCTCGGCGCGTACTCGTTCGGCTGGGAGGAAACCCGTCCGTTCGAGAACTCCGCGGTGTTCCGCGGTTTCGTCGCGTTGGAGCTCGCGCGGGTGGACGCATCCGTCGCCACCTTCGTGGGCGTGCAGAACGGGCTCGTCGCCGGGTCGATCGCCGCGTGCGGATCGGCGGCGCAGCGTGCCCTGTGGCTGCCGCGCCTGGCCAGCGGCGAGATCGTCGGCGCCTTCGCCCTCACCGAACCGCTGAGCGGGTCTGACTCCGCGCAGGGGCTGCGGACGACGGCGACCCTGACCGGCGACACCTGGGTGCTCAACGGCCAGAAGCGCTGGATCGGCAACGCCACCTTCTCGGACATCACCATCGTCTGGGCCAAGGACACCGCGGACGGCGCCGTCAAGGGCTTCATCGTGCCGACGGATACCGCGGGGTACACGGCCACCAAGATCGAGGGCAAGATCAGCCTGCGGTCGGTGCAGAACGCCGACATCACCCTGGCGAACGTGGCGGTGCCCGAGCACAACCGGCTGCAGAAAGCGAACTCGTTCCGCGACACCGCCCGGGTGCTGCGCTTCACCCGCGCCGAGGTGTCCTGGGCGGCCGTGGGCCTGGCCATCGGCGCCTATGAGGCCGCGGCGGCCTACGCCGTCGAGCGGGTGCAGTTCGGCAAGCCGATCGGCGGCCACCAGCTGGTGCAGGATCTGCTCGTGAAGAGCCTGGGCAACATCACGGCCAGCCTGGGCATGGTGGTGCGGGTCTCCCAGATGCTCGACGACGGCACTCAGCGTGACGAGCACTCTGCCCTGGCCAAGTCGTATACGACGTCGCGGATGCGGGAGACCGTGTCGTGGTGCCGCGAGCTCTTCGGCGGCAACGGCATCGTGCTGGACTACGACATCGCCAGGTTCTTCGCCGACGCCGAGGCCATCTACTCCTACGAGGGCACCCAGGAGATGAACACCCTCATCGTGGGCCGCAGCATCACCGGTCTGGCCGCGTTCGTCTGA
- the manA gene encoding mannose-6-phosphate isomerase, class I: MFVGISNTPRDYAWGSPSAIAALLGRPASGGPEAELWLGAHPGSPSVIADPALTGGAATLTEWIDRDPAAALGAAHAGSARLPFLMKILAAHSPLSLQAHPSPDRAAAGFALENAAGIPIDAADRNYRDPFHKPEIIFALSDTFQALCGFRDPRQIRSILAELRALDATMDDPQPAALLGLENRLVGDEAIHDVVDWLLRDGRGGDTGEVSWLVERVVTLAEQAAFLIEGGARVSFAAEFDMVRSLSAAYPGDPGIVISLLTNLVSLKRGEVLFLPAGNIHAYLSGLGVEVMAASDNVLRGGLSPKHIDVDELLDVLDFAPLPVPYLAPELQADGVAVYRPDVPDFELAHISVPADASTTESGQGGVPMRQVTLTGPAIAICTAGRFLVAGATSSISLARGESVYITPDEGTVTFAGSGEVFLATTP; this comes from the coding sequence ATGTTTGTGGGCATCAGCAACACACCGCGCGATTACGCCTGGGGTTCGCCGTCTGCGATCGCCGCGCTCCTGGGCCGGCCGGCCTCCGGCGGTCCGGAGGCCGAGCTCTGGCTCGGCGCCCACCCCGGCAGCCCCTCGGTGATCGCCGACCCCGCACTCACCGGGGGAGCGGCCACCCTCACCGAATGGATCGACCGGGACCCGGCCGCCGCGCTCGGCGCCGCGCACGCCGGATCGGCGCGGCTGCCGTTCCTGATGAAGATCCTCGCCGCCCACAGCCCGCTCTCCCTGCAGGCACACCCGTCACCGGATCGCGCAGCCGCCGGGTTCGCGCTCGAGAACGCCGCCGGCATCCCGATCGACGCCGCCGACCGCAACTACCGGGACCCGTTCCACAAGCCGGAGATCATCTTCGCGCTCAGCGACACGTTCCAGGCGCTGTGCGGTTTCCGCGACCCGCGGCAGATCCGCTCCATCCTCGCCGAGCTGCGCGCGCTGGACGCCACCATGGATGACCCGCAGCCCGCGGCACTGCTGGGCCTGGAGAATCGCCTGGTGGGTGACGAGGCGATCCACGACGTCGTCGATTGGCTGCTGCGCGACGGCCGCGGCGGCGACACCGGTGAGGTGTCCTGGCTGGTCGAACGGGTGGTGACGCTCGCCGAGCAGGCCGCGTTCCTGATCGAAGGCGGCGCGAGGGTGAGCTTCGCCGCCGAATTCGACATGGTCCGTTCGCTCTCGGCCGCGTACCCGGGCGACCCGGGCATCGTCATCTCCCTGCTCACCAATCTGGTGTCGCTGAAGCGCGGCGAGGTGCTCTTCCTGCCGGCCGGCAACATCCACGCCTATCTGTCCGGGCTCGGCGTCGAGGTGATGGCCGCCTCCGACAACGTGCTGCGCGGCGGGCTCAGCCCCAAGCACATCGACGTCGACGAACTGCTCGACGTGCTCGACTTCGCGCCGCTGCCGGTGCCCTACCTGGCCCCCGAGCTGCAGGCCGACGGTGTGGCCGTCTACCGACCCGACGTGCCCGACTTCGAACTGGCGCACATCTCGGTGCCGGCGGATGCGTCCACCACCGAATCCGGTCAGGGCGGCGTGCCGATGCGGCAGGTGACCCTGACCGGACCCGCCATCGCCATCTGCACCGCCGGCCGGTTCCTGGTCGCCGGTGCAACGTCGTCGATCTCGCTGGCCAGGGGAGAATCCGTTTACATCACCCCGGACGAGGGCACCGTCACCTTCGCGGGCTCCGGCGAGGTGTTCCTGGCCACCACGCCGTAG
- a CDS encoding GlxA family transcriptional regulator: MLKKIVCVAIPGMAPFEFGVICEVFGIDRSAHGGPVFDFHVVTAVPGALRTKIGFDIVVRDDLTAAADADLIAIPAYEAGSEIHPDVLRVVREAEARGAWVLSVCSGAFILGAAGILDGRRSTTHWMYADALAQAYPNTTVDPDVLFVDDTHVVTGAGTAAGIDAALHVVRRELGAAAANVIARRMVVPPQRDGGQSQFAQAPIPEQRSDSFATITDWMLQSLDQELTVDQLARRALMSPRTFARRFRAELGTTPTAWLNRQRLIMAQQLLEQTDETLDLIAAQTGFGAASVMRHHFVRSLQTTPTAYRRTFGARRPAPDDQVPVVGDSGSHRPDYGVVARNTSPEPAKVTVPSSGVM; this comes from the coding sequence ATGCTGAAGAAGATCGTCTGCGTCGCCATCCCCGGAATGGCCCCCTTCGAGTTCGGGGTCATCTGCGAGGTGTTCGGAATCGACAGGTCCGCGCACGGCGGTCCGGTCTTCGATTTCCACGTGGTCACGGCCGTGCCGGGGGCCCTGCGCACCAAGATCGGTTTCGATATCGTCGTGCGCGACGACCTGACCGCCGCGGCGGATGCCGACCTGATCGCGATCCCCGCCTACGAGGCCGGCAGTGAGATCCACCCCGACGTGCTCCGAGTGGTGCGGGAGGCCGAGGCGCGGGGCGCCTGGGTGCTCAGCGTGTGCAGCGGCGCCTTCATCCTCGGCGCCGCCGGCATCCTGGACGGCCGGCGCAGCACCACCCACTGGATGTACGCCGACGCCCTCGCCCAGGCCTATCCGAACACCACCGTCGACCCTGACGTGCTCTTCGTGGACGACACCCACGTGGTCACCGGCGCCGGGACCGCCGCCGGCATCGACGCCGCGCTGCACGTGGTTCGCCGGGAACTCGGCGCCGCGGCCGCGAACGTGATCGCCCGTCGCATGGTGGTGCCGCCGCAGCGCGACGGCGGTCAGTCCCAGTTCGCCCAGGCGCCGATCCCCGAACAGCGCAGCGACTCCTTCGCCACGATCACCGACTGGATGCTGCAGAGCCTTGACCAAGAACTCACCGTCGACCAGCTCGCCCGGCGTGCGCTGATGTCGCCGCGCACCTTCGCGCGCCGGTTCAGGGCCGAGCTCGGCACCACCCCGACGGCCTGGTTGAACCGGCAGCGCCTGATCATGGCGCAGCAACTGCTCGAGCAAACCGACGAGACGCTCGACCTCATCGCCGCGCAGACCGGGTTCGGGGCCGCGAGCGTGATGCGGCACCACTTCGTGCGCAGCCTGCAGACCACGCCGACGGCGTACCGCCGCACCTTCGGCGCACGCCGGCCCGCCCCGGACGACCAGGTTCCCGTCGTCGGCGACTCCGGTTCGCACCGACCGGACTACGGCGTGGTGGCCAGGAACACCTCGCCGGAGCCCGCGAAGGTGACGGTGCCCTCGTCCGGGGTGATGTAA